The following is a genomic window from Gymnodinialimonas ceratoperidinii.
TAGGAGGCGCGGTACCAGAGGCCGACGGAGACCATCGGCGCGCCCCGCGCCCGGGCGGCGCGGTCGGAGGTGGTGAAGCGTTCGGGCGCGAAGCCGCGGCCCTGTGCACCGGCCCCCATGGTGGAGAGCGCCACCGGCGTGAAGGGCGGGCGGTAGGTGGTGGTCCCGGTCTCGGGGATGCCGCGTCCGGTGGCATCGGCCAACACCGCCAACGCGTTGATGTTGGAGGATTTCCCCTGGTCGGGCGCCATGCCTTGCGTCGTGTAGCGCTTCATGTGCTCGACGGATTTGAAGCCCTCAGCGGCGGATTGCTTCACGTCCTTGGTGGTCACGTCATTGGCGAAATCGAGCCAGGCTCGGGGCTTGCCGGGCACGCTCCAGAGCGGGGCGGAGGTGCCGGGGGTGTCATCGGCACGGGGCAGGTCGGGCTTGCGGGTCCGTTTGCCGAGCGCCTTGAGCGCGATGCCGGCCGCGTCGATGCCCGCCTGCAGGCAGGCCTGCGTGTCCAGCGCGCCGTTGCAGGCGCCGGCGGGGTGCAGGCCGGGCACGGCGCCGGGCTTGGGGAGGAAGGCGTGGATCTCGGGGTTCCACTCGGGCCGCGCGCCGAGGTGACAGGTCAGGTGCAGCGTCGGGTTCCAGCCGCCGGACATGCCGAGGCAATCGGTCTCGATCGTGGTCTCGGTGCCGTCCGCGCGGACGTTGATCGTGTTCAGCGCCCTGCGGCCACGGGTGTTCACCACCTGCGCGCCGCTCAGCAGCCGGTAGTCGCCTTGCGCCTGCGCGTCGGGGCGGGCGTCGATGACGGCGGCGAGCTCCACCCCCGCCTCCTGCAATTCCACCGCGGTCTTGTGGGCGTCGTCGTTGCTGGCAAAGATCGCGACGCGCGAGCCGGGGGTGACGCCGTAGCGGTTGAGGTAGGTGCGGATCGCCGAGGCCATCATGATGCCGGGGCGGTCGTTGTTGGGAAAGGCGATGGGGCGCTCCAGCGCGCCGGCGGCCAGCACCGCCTGACCCGCGCGGATACGCCAGAAGCATTCCTGCGGCAGGTCGGTTGTGGCGGGGCGATGGCTGCCCACACGCTCCACCGCGCCGAAGGTCAGCCCGTCGTAGACGCCGGTGGCGGTGGTGCGGGTCATGATGCGGACGCGGCCGGTCTTCTCCAGCTCCTCCACCGTCTCGGAGACCCAGAGCGGCGCGGGCACACCGTCGATGCTTTCGCCGTCGGACAGGAGACGCCCGCCCAGATCGGCGCTTTCCTCCAGCAAGATCACGTCCGCCCCGGAGCGCGCGGCGGTGAGCGCGGCCATCAGTCCAGCGGGGCCGCCGCCGATCACGAGGAGGTCGCAGAAGGCGAAGGCGCGCTCGGACTCAAACGGGGAGGGTGCGCGGGTCATGCGACCGAGGCCCGCGGCGCGGCGGATCACCGGCTCGTAGACCCTTTCCCAGAAGGCGCGGGGCCACATGAAGGTCTTGTAGTAGAAGCCCGCCGTGAGGAAATTCGGCAACAGGTCGTTCACGCTGAGCGCGTCATAGGCCAGCGGCCCCATGTGGTTCTGGCTCGAGGTTTCGAGGCCGGGGTAGACCTCCTGCACCGTGGCGCGGACGTTGGGCAGCATGGCGTCGCCCGCCCCCACCTGGATCAGGGCGTTGGGCTCTTCCGAGCCTGCGGTCAGCACGCCCCGCGGGCGGTGGTACTTGAACGAGCGGCCCATCAGCTTCACGCCGTTGGCCAGAAGCGCCGAGGCGACGGTATCGCCCTTGAAGCCGCTGTAAGGCGTGCCGTTGAAGTGGAAACGGACGCGGCTGCTGCGGTCGATCAGGCCCTTGTCTTCCAGCCTCATTTCGCGCCCTCCGAGGCGAGCCGCGCGCCGTAGACCTCGTGGGTCACGGTATCGCGGTCGACCACGAGCCAAGCACTGCAGCCGCCGCCGTGATACCACAGCTCCTGCGTGCGCCCGGCGGGGTTCTCGCGGTCGTAGATGAAATCGTTCCAGGCCTCCGACCATGTTTCGCCCTCGGGGCGGGACGCGCCTGTTACATGGCCGCGGATGGTGAACTCGCGCAGGTCGCGGTCGCCGCAGAGGGGGCAGGGGATGTGCATGGTCAGAGCCTCCTCAATGCAGGTTGTGCTGGCTGCCGGTCGCCTCTTCGTCCATCAGGCCGCGGCCCGTGGTGAAGCGGTCGAGCCGGTGTTTCGCGGCGGCCGGGTGGGGCCGGTCGGTGGCCATCAGATGCGCGAAGCAATGGCCCGAGGCCGGGACCGCCTTGAAGCCGCCATAGCACCAGCCGCCGTTGACGTAGAGCCCGTCGATATGGGTCTTGTCGAGGATCGGCGAGCCATCGGCGCTCATGTCCATGATC
Proteins encoded in this region:
- a CDS encoding sarcosine oxidase subunit alpha family protein, whose protein sequence is MRLEDKGLIDRSSRVRFHFNGTPYSGFKGDTVASALLANGVKLMGRSFKYHRPRGVLTAGSEEPNALIQVGAGDAMLPNVRATVQEVYPGLETSSQNHMGPLAYDALSVNDLLPNFLTAGFYYKTFMWPRAFWERVYEPVIRRAAGLGRMTRAPSPFESERAFAFCDLLVIGGGPAGLMAALTAARSGADVILLEESADLGGRLLSDGESIDGVPAPLWVSETVEELEKTGRVRIMTRTTATGVYDGLTFGAVERVGSHRPATTDLPQECFWRIRAGQAVLAAGALERPIAFPNNDRPGIMMASAIRTYLNRYGVTPGSRVAIFASNDDAHKTAVELQEAGVELAAVIDARPDAQAQGDYRLLSGAQVVNTRGRRALNTINVRADGTETTIETDCLGMSGGWNPTLHLTCHLGARPEWNPEIHAFLPKPGAVPGLHPAGACNGALDTQACLQAGIDAAGIALKALGKRTRKPDLPRADDTPGTSAPLWSVPGKPRAWLDFANDVTTKDVKQSAAEGFKSVEHMKRYTTQGMAPDQGKSSNINALAVLADATGRGIPETGTTTYRPPFTPVALSTMGAGAQGRGFAPERFTTSDRAARARGAPMVSVGLWYRASYMPHPGETNWRQSCDREVTMVRNAVGVVDVSTLGKIEIFGPDAAAFLDFLYTNNFAALKPGRARYGLMLREDGHVMDDGTTACLAENHYVMTTTTAAAGQVMAHMEFVAQVLRPDLDVAFTSVTEQWAQFSVAGPRARDLLNGILDQPIDNESFPFMQCGKVSVHGLAARLFRISFSGEHAYEIAVPSHYGDALYRDLVARAETLGGGAYGMEALNVLRIEKGFITHSEIDGRVTAFDIGMQGMLSKKKDFIGKAAATRPGLLDENRPRLVGLKPVGEVKELTAGAHLFNSDAETVPDNDQGYVTSVGYSPTLGHYIALGFLRNGPDRVGHHMKMVDRLRGITAEVEICDPVFFDPDGGRARG
- a CDS encoding sarcosine oxidase subunit delta, with translation MHIPCPLCGDRDLREFTIRGHVTGASRPEGETWSEAWNDFIYDRENPAGRTQELWYHGGGCSAWLVVDRDTVTHEVYGARLASEGAK